A window of the Lactuca sativa cultivar Salinas chromosome 5, Lsat_Salinas_v11, whole genome shotgun sequence genome harbors these coding sequences:
- the LOC111890477 gene encoding replication protein A 70 kDa DNA-binding subunit A, which yields MAVNLTSGAISILTAGESKDLKPVLQVTDIRLIRTQNPTGGGGENNGDRYRVQLSDGSFHQQGMLATQRNELVTSQQLQKGSVVQLTEFVCNTIRERPIIIIINLNVIMEKCDTIGDPKPFPLKLPGGDTPSMTRPSPPTQSPSNQPPTVNGTRFSNQAPPPGPVIRPHSNTSLPSYGAPPPPAANNRMPPVQPPPMYANRGPMAKNEAPPRIIPIAALNPYQGRWTIKARVTSKGELRRYNNAKGDGKVFSFDLLDSDGGEIRATCFNTVADTFYNQIEVGKVYYLSKGTLKPAQKAFNHLKNDFEITLDHTSTAQQCFDDDTSIPHQQFHFRLISEVEEMENNTVLDIIGVVTNVNPISSITRKNGMEAQKRTIFLKDMSTRSIELTLWGDFCNKEGQTLQEMSDSGEFPILAVKSARACDFNGKTLTSIVSSQLSINPDFPEAKKLKTWFESVGKNTPSVSMSLNSLSNSTTHPDSFKTISQIKDEKLGTSEKPDYITINATIWHMKLENFYYTACPLMAGERKCSKKVVDNGDGKWKCLKCDKVVDECEYRYILQLEIQDHTGSTWVTAFQEIGEEIMGYSAKDLHDMRYEEQDNDKFTETVRGVLHNEYCFKLKVKEESWGDEQRVKSSVVKVEKIRFSSSTKVRLLEIEKNGLGSGADRTAPSGIGQGQGQGGVFPANQVGHCGGVGGGIGVAYGGY from the exons ATGGCGGTAAATCTTACCTCCGGCGCAATATCGATTCTCACGGCTGGGGAATCGAAGGATCTGAAACCGGTGCTTCAGGTGACGGATATTCGGTTGATTCGGACGCAAAATCCGACTGGGGGTGGTGGAGAAAACAATGGGGATAGATACAGGGTACAGCTATCTGATGGTTCTTTTCATCAGCAAGGGATGCTTGCTACTCAGCGCAATGAGTTAGTCACCTCTCAACAGTTGCAGAAGGGTTCGGTTGTTCAGTTGACTGAGTTTGTTTGTAATACGATCCGTGAACGCCC tattatcatcatcatcaatcTCAATGTGATTATGGAAAAGTGTGATACCATTGGTGATCCAAAGCCATTCCCTCTAAAACTCCCTGGTGGAGATACTCCTTCAATGACAAGACCTTCACCACCTACACAATCTCCTTCCAATCAACCACCAACTGTCAATGGCACCCGATTTTCCAACCAAGCTCCACCTCCTGGACCTGTTATTCGCCCACATTCCAATACAAGCTTACCTTCTTATGGTGCTCCACCACCCCCTGCTGCAAACAACCGTATGCCGCCAGTTCAACCACCACCAATGTATGCCAACAGAGGACCCATGGCTAAAAACGAAGCTCCTCCAAGAATCATACCAATTGCAGCTCTAAATCCCTATCAAGGTAGATGGACAATTAAAGCCAGAGTAACTTCAAAAGGTGAACTCAGACGTTACAACAACGCAAAAGGAGATGGAAAAGTTTTCTCCTTTGATCTTCTTGATTCTGATGGAGGAGAAATCCGAGCCACCTGTTTCAATACAGTAGCCGACACTTTCTACAACCAAATTGAAGTAGGAAAAGTTTACTATCTCTCAAAAGGAACCTTAAAACCTGCTCAAAAAGCCTTCAATCATCTCAAAAACGACTTTGAAATCACCCTCGACCACACCTCGACAGCTCAGCAATGCTTCGATGATGACACCTCAATTCCACATCAGCAGTTTCACTTCCGTTTAATCAGTGAAGTTGAAGAAATGGAAAACAACACAGTTCTAGATATCATTGGTGTTGTAACCAATGTCAACCCCATATCATCAATCACAAGAAAAAACGGAATGGAAGCTCAAAAAAgaacaatttttttaaaagacATGTCTACAAGAAGCATTGAGTTGACTTTATGGGGTGACTTTTGTAACAAAGAAGGTCAAACACTTCAAGAAATGTCTGATTCAGGTGAATTCCCTATCCTTGCTGTGAAATCAGCTAGAGCATGTGATTTCAATGGTAAAACATTAACAAGTATAGTATCAAGCCAGCTCAGCATAAACCCTGATTTCCCAGAAGCTAAAAAACTCAAAACATGGTTTGAAAGTGTTGGAAAAAACACCCCATCTGTATCCATGTCACTCAATTCTCTCTCTAATTCCACCACACAtccagattcattcaaaactatCTCTCAAATCAAAGATGAAAAACTCGGGACTTCTGAAAAACCTGATTACATAACAATCAATGCCACAATCTGGCATATGAAACTTGAAAACTTTTACTACACTGCATGTCCATTAATGGCAGGTGAAAGAAAATGCAGCAAAAAAGTTGTGGATAATGGAGATGGGAAATGGAAGTGTTTGAAATGTGATAAGGTTGTTGATGAGTGTGAATACAGATATATTTTACAACTAGAAATTCAAGATCATACTGGGTCAACATGGGTGACTGCTTTTCAAGAAATTGGTGAGGAGATTATGGGGTATTCTGCTAAAGATTTGCATGATATGAGATATGAAGAGCAAGATAATGATAAGTTTACTGAAACTGTTCGTGGTGTTCTTCATAATGAGTATTGTTTTAAGTTGAAAGTGAAGGAAGAGAGTTGGGGTGATGAACAGCGTGTGAAATCGAGTGTTGTGAAAGTTGAAAAGATTAGGTTTTCATCAAGTACAAAGGTTAGACTTTTGGAGATTGAAAAGAATGGGCTTGGTTCTGGTGCTGACCGAACTGCCCCTTCTGGGATCGGGCAGGGGCAGGGGCAGGGAGGTGTTTTCCCTGCGAATCAGGTCGGTCATTgtggtggtgttggtggtggAATTGGTGTTGCATATGGTGGTTATTAA
- the LOC122198038 gene encoding CMP-sialic acid transporter 5-like, which produces MDYYIYRNIGGNYNFGGFERTSYTESVYGPESFDIFHGHSKATMLLIINNAGQGVLSSSFFKYADTILKKYSSIVVTIFTGFTSAVLFGHTLTINSMLGISIIFISMHQFFSSLSKVKEEENRVLELEPIKSNNRSRDSNFTNMTVGANKEAVIVWILMQDNHFLLKSTVDF; this is translated from the exons ATGGATTATTACATCTACAGAAACATTGGTGGTAATTATAACTTTGGAGG ATTTGAGAGAACTTCATATACAGAATCAGTTTATG gacCTGAAAGCTTTGATATTTTTCATGGACATTCAAAAGCTACCATGCTTTTGATAATAAACAATGCAGGGCAAGGAGTTTTATCGTCATCTTTCTTCAAATATGCAG ATaccattttaaaaaaatattcatCAATTGTTGTAACAATCTTCACAGGCTTTACATCTGCTGTTTTGTTTGGTCATACTTTGACTATAAATTCCATGCTAGGAATTTCTATTATTTTCATTTCAATGCACCAG TTCTTTTCCTCTCTTTCAAAAGTTAAGGAAGAAGAAAACAGAGTGTTGGAATTGGAACCTATTAAAAGCAACAACAG GTCAAGAGACTCGAATTTCACTAATATGACAGTAGGTGCTAACAAGGAG gctGTCATTGTGTGGATTCTGATGCAAGACAACCACTTCCTACTTAAGTCAACAGTTGACTTTTGA
- the LOC111890454 gene encoding uncharacterized protein LOC111890454, with protein MEAFLKEIQHLKIQLEDIKSATNKFDNNKIIGRGGFGKVYKGVISHSKGQSMVAFKRLDSSYGQGHPEFLKEILMLSRCTHENVISLMGFCNEDDEKIIVYEYASHGSLDHHLSNTDLTWMQRLKICIAAAKGLCYLHDPNGSEQRVIHRDIKSSNILLDENWNAKVSDMGLSKIGPANQSHSFLPTNVVGTFGYIDPLYMETYSLTKESDVYSFGLVLFEVLCGRPCIEHKNGHFHSLVPMWKKRYEETKLDEIIFEEVKQHMDPRSLKPFSDIAYQCLRISREERPKMSRVVEKLEIALEFQEISEEVELPIDYEEMSKAAVPPLVYRSKEELMMLLYKGIMVNEGKTWFSLNKNGEHCEMISAAECLIPLYCIPRQKNTFPPKKSRLIVNDNIPLCWKFKTHVRTQFLSPHIMYTIHLVFNLEYRSSDYLGLGYILAGETKSSTSYFADKREDGLLMAELYHFTSDKRNVDLEITFECQNPLIVEGIEFQPMERVEKHEVLEDKEVDLQTISHSETYWEQKLPNDWEEMIKWSKDSLQWTTKKELYSILCKGFLINNGEEWFSLAKYGKKCHMLSARIMALRKSEWKWRSLPESRFEEVAFDPHGSFRIKCSSNILSPETTYASYLVYKLQENYYGFESPLKVIDCVKVSDGVFFQPFERQNHSEEDLSWYIYLHSPQTPIIRRKVYQDNHDLVNRPKKKRIPQQRNDGWMEENVWEFQTGTTTESISKNLRLMTIYDATRSLKGLIVQGIEFRPI; from the exons ATGGAAGCCTTCCTGAAAGAGATTCAACATCTTAAAATCCAACTAGAAGATATAAAGTCAGCCACAAACAAATTtgataacaacaaaatcatcggaAGAGGCGGATTTGGGAAGGTGTACAAAGGAGTAATTTCTCATTCTAAGGGGCAAAGCATGGTTGCTTTTAAGCGTCTAGATAGTAGCTATGGGCAAGGACATCCTGAGTTCTTGAAAGAAATTCTAATGCTTTCCCGTTGCACACATGAAAATGTCATTTCTCTCATGGGATTTTgcaatgaagatgatgaaaagATCATTGTGTATGAGTATGCATCTCATGGAAGCCTCGATCATCATTTAAGTAACACTGATCTCACATGGATGCAACGTCTCAAGATATGCATTGCAGCCGCGAAGGGGTTGTGCTACCTTCATGATCCCAATGGATCAGAACAAAGAGTTATACACCGTGATATTAAAAGTTCCAACATTCTACTTGATGAAAATTGGAATGCTAAAGTTTCTGACATGGGACTATCGAAAATAGGACCCGCTAATCAGTCGCACAGTTTTCTTCCCACCAATGTTGTGGGTACCTTTGGGTATATAGATCCGTTGTATATGGAGACATACTCCCTCACCAAAGAGTCGGATGTATACTCTTTTGGTTTGGTCTTATTTGAAGTATTGTGTGGGAGACCGTGCATTGAACAtaaaaatggtcattttcataGCTTAGTGCCAATGTGGAAAAAAAGATATGAAGAGACGAAATTAGATGAGATTATCTTTGAAGAGGTGAAACAACATATGGATCCGAGGTCATTGAAACCATTTTCAGACATTGCTTATCAATGTTTGCGTATCTCTCGTGAAGAAAGACCAAAGATGTCTCGTGTTGTTGAAAAACTTGAAATAGCGCTTGAGTTTCAAGAGATCTCTGAAGAGGTGGAGCTAccaattgactatgaagagatgAGTAAGGCTGCAGTTCCTCCTCTGGTCTACAGATCCAAAGAAGAACTAATGATGCTTCTCTACAAAGGTATCATGGTTAACGAGGGCAAAACG TGGTTTTCATTAAATAAGAATGGAGAACATTGTGAAATGATATCCGCAGCAGAATGTTTAATTCCTTTGTACTGTATCCCTCGACAGAAAAATACTTTTCCGCCGAAGAAATCAAG ACTTATAGTGAACGACAATATACCATTATGTTGGAAATTCAAAACACATGTGAGAACACAGTTTTTGTCACCACATATCATGTACACAATTCATCTTGTGTTCAATTTGGAGTACAGAAGTAGCGATTATTTAGGCCTTGGTTACATATTGGCTGGGGAGACAAAATCTTCGACTTCATACTTTGCAGATAAGAGAGAAGATGGATTGTTGATGGCTGAATTGTATCACTTTACTAGCGATAAGAGAAATGTTGATCTTGAAATTACATTTGAATGCCAAAATCCATTGATAGTAGAAGGCATCGAGTTTCAACCCATGGAGAGA GTTGAAAAGCATGAAGTGTTAGAGGATAAGGAGGTGGATTTGCAAACCATATCACATTCAGAAACATATTGGGAACAAAAATTGCCAAATGATTGGGAAGAGATGATCAAGTGGTCAAAAGATAGTCTGCAATGGACCACAAAGAAGGAACTCTACTCTATTCTTTGCAAAGGATTCCTAATCAATAATGGGGAAGAG TGGTTTTCTCTTGCAAAATATGGGAAGAAATGTCATATGCTATCAGCAAGAATAATGGCTTTGCGAAAATCAGAATGGAAATGGCGTTCTTTACCTGAATCAAG ATTTGAAGAAGTTGCTTTTGATCCTCATGGCAGCTTTCGGATAAAATGTAGCTCTAATATCCTTTCGCCTGAAACAACATATGCAAGTTACCTTGTCTACAAATTACAAGAAAACTATTATGGATTTGAGTCACCTTTAAAAGTGATTGATTGTGTGAAAGTGAGTGATGGTGTTTTCTTTCAACCTTTTGAAAGACAAAATCATAGTGAGGAGGATCTATCATGGTATATCTATTTACATAGTCCTCAAACCCCAATTATTAGACGAAAGGTTTATCAAGATAACCATGACCTTGTGAATAGACCCAAGAAGAAACGGATTCCACAACAAAGGAATGACGGTTGGATGGAAGAAAACGTATGGGAATTTCAAACTGGTACTACAACTGAAAGTATATCCAAGAATCTTAGATTAATGACCATTTATGATGCTACAAGGTCACTTAAAGGGCTTATTGTGCAAGGCATTGAGTTTAGACCCATATAG